In Labrus bergylta chromosome 11, fLabBer1.1, whole genome shotgun sequence, one genomic interval encodes:
- the LOC109989823 gene encoding protein yippee-like 2: MVRMTRSKTFQAYLPSCHRTYSCIHCRAHLANHDELISKSFQGSQGRAYLFNSVVNVGCGPAEERVLLTGLHAVADIYCENCKTTLGWKYEHAFESSQKYKEGKFIIELAHMIKDNGWD; encoded by the exons ATGGTCAGAATGACGCGCTCCAAGACCTTTCAGGCATACCTGCCGAGCTGCCACCGAACCTACAGCTGCATCCACTGCCGAGCTCACCTGGCCAACCACGACGAGCTCATCTCCAAG TCGTTCCAGGGCAGCCAAGGCAGAGCCTACCTGTTCAACTCAGT GGTGAACGTCGGGTGTGGCCCTGCCGAGGAGAGAGTTCTGCTTACAGGCTTGCATGCTGTAGCGGATATCTACTGTGAGAACTGCAAGACAACCCTTGGCTGGAAATAT GAACACGCCTTTGAGAGCAGTCAGAAGTACAAAGAGGGCAAGTTCATCATCGAGCTGGCCCACATGATCAAGGACAACGGCTGGGACTGA
- the gdpd1 gene encoding lysophospholipase D GDPD1: MCAAVYVLSTVTGYMLTSALLLKCPTLLHRRKRETFRSRHISHRGGAGENLENTMAAFKHAVDLGTDMLELDCHLTKDEEVVVSHDANLRRSTGLNSYICDKTYAELPSYLCKLGVTFQRECFCEGGDDKRIPLLRDIFDAFPNTPVNIDIKVNNDTLIKKVSELVVKYDREHLTVWGNASNQIVKKCYKENPRIPVLFSLPRVLQLLGLFYTGLLPFVPLKEQFLEIPMPSIITKLKGPDSLTRGQRLLTWLADTLLMRKALFQHLTARGIQVYIWVLNDEEDFQRAFDLGATGVMTDFPTRLKTFIDTNGISKSQ; encoded by the exons atgtgtgcagctgtgtatGTCCTGTCGACAGTAACGGGCTACATGCTCACCTCTGCTCTGCTTCTGAAATGCCCGACTCTTTTGCACCGGAGGAAGCGAGAGACTTTCCGCAGCAGACACATTTCCCATCGCGGAG GTGCAGGTGAAAACCTGGAAAACACCATGGCAGCTTTCAAGCA TGCTGTGGATCTTGGCACTGACATGCTGGAGTTGGATTGCCACCTGACAAAAGATGAAGAGGTTGTGGTTTCACATGACGCCAACTTGCGGAGGTCTACCGGCCTCAACTCCTATATCTGTGACAAGACCTACGCT GAACTGCCTTCATACCTCTGCAAGCTTGGTGTAACTTTCCAGAGAG AGTGTTTCTGTGAGGGCGGAGACGACAAGCGCATTCCTCTCCTCAGGGACATTTTTGATGCATTCCCAAATACACCAGTCAACATTGACATCAAGGTCAACAACGACACACTTATCAAAAag GTCTCTGAGCTGGTTGTTAAGTACGACAGGGAGCACCTGACTGTCTGGGGCAACGCAAGCAACCAGATTGTAAAGAAGTGTTACAAAGAG AACCCTCGTATCCCCGTGTTGTTCAGCTTACCAAGAGTCCTGCAGCTGTTGGGACTCTTCTACACCGGCCTTCTGCCCTTTGTTCCTCTCAAGGAGCAGTTTCTAGAGATCCCCATGCCCTCTATTATTACCAA ACTGAAGGGTCCTGACAGTTTGACTCGGGGTCAGCGGCTCCTCACATGGCTCGCAGACAC tttgctGATGAGGAAAGCTCTGTTTCAGCATCTAACTGCCAGAGGAATCCAG GTGTACATTTGGGTGCTGAACGATGAGGAGGACTTCCAGAGGGCGTTTGACTTGGGAGCCACAGGAGTAATGACAGATTTTCCCACCAGGCTGAAAACCTTCATAGACACCAATGGCATCTCTAAGTCCCAGTGA